The genomic segment TCTAACTACGGTAAGATCTTGGCCACACACTTGTGCTTTCCTGTCAAAGTGTTGAACTCATCGGACTGGTGCTGTGCTCAAAAGGTGATCTTGTAATACCACTTCGAACTAGTTCAGGGATATTAAAACCTCCAAAAACTTGAATTGTGTAATTGAAAAGACAGTTGGTGTTTAGCGGTCCTTATGTATTATTCCTAAAATAATTCAAATCCCTGTTTTATTCCATGCATATCATGATCATCTATTCGAAATAGCATATCATATTAGAAGACTAAACAAGCAATGGCGGATCTATAATTGAAGTTACTGTTCGGCAAAATAGCTTTGGCTCATACACTGTATTTGTGTTGAAATTttcacttaatatatataaatatatataaaatatttattgtgaagtatttaaaataaatatttttctcatACAACAATTAGCAATGCGCATCTAACACCCAATAaaaaaccaatatttttttCCCGTAAAGTTACCTAATTTATTTGTTACCCACGAATGGGTTTGGGGAGGGACTAGTGTATAGAAGCAAAGAATGCTTCACCAAAAGCGGGTACCTcgtggaggtagagaggttattttcaaaagaccctcggctcaaaatcCTGAATCTAATCCAGAACTTGGCTAACAAAAAGTTTTGTGATCCAGATCCCGTATTCTTAAAATCCTGGATCCACCTCCTAACAAGCATCATACAACAAGATTTAGAATTCCCTATTTGGTTGTGAGAACAGTATCTGAAGATTGAAGGCCAGTTCCAACAGTGAACATCACACACTGACCGCTCCCAGGTCTCGACGTGCATCTTAGATTGTGCAGTTGTTATTGCTCAATTACACTGCTCTTTTTTCTCCACAGAGAACTCTAAGGCAGAATGCGGAGTGAAGAGATAAACTTCATCATATCCCTTTCTACAGATCAAGAGGAAAACAAATTAAGGTTCTGAAAATCAATGTGCTAATTTTCAACCAACCTGAAATTGCTGTATGACTTACCCTGCCTTCCCACCATAAGTGGGATTGTAATTGTATATGAGCTTGTCAAGCACTTCGCGGGCTACTGGCTTGTTAGAAGACTTTCTAGCTTCACTGCATTTTAAGATGAAATAAAACTCATAAACTTAGAAGCACAATAGCAAAATaaaacaatacaacaataactacATATGCCACAATCCCAAGGAAGTTACGGCTGGCTATATGACTCCTCACTTCTCCAGTGTTTAAACGATTAGTTCTATCAATATGTCATTTTGCACCTCTGAAGCCCTCCTTGACAGACAGGAAAAGCAAGAAGCGTTTATACCTTATAAAATAGTTGGCAACCTTATAAAATAGTTGGCAACATGTGTAGTAACTTGAATTGCATCCTCAGTATGTGGAATCCTTGATGAACCCcattcaaaaacatttttctGCAGCAACATACAAAACGAAAGCATTTAAATAAGGAACTTCAGACAAAGGTATGGTGTCAAAATAAAAGGCCACGTGTTTGTATTAAGATGAGCTATTCTCTCCAAGGAAAATAGTTGTATTAGCTCTCTTCGTTttaagataatattttagtTCTAATGGAAGCATGAAATTATAAATAATGAGAGAAcagaagaaatatttttttcttatcaGATACCAAAAGTGCAGCTTAAATCATGGCTTGGTCAGTGTCAGAACCTGTTTCATAAACCTACCAATATCCTTTGAGCAGTAGCCACTACAATGTGATTACGTAATTTAAAAACACCAAAGACTCTCAGAGAATAAACAAGctagaaaaaaattagaatatgcTCTCTCACATTTGTTATATCTAACAACTATTAGTTTGCTATATGTTCATGATAGTAATGTAAATCCGAAGTCATAATACCAAAGATGGTACCTCTGGGTGCCATTGGAAAGCAGTTATAGGATAACGTTTAGCTTGAACGGTAGAGACATAGACCTGAATCAATTAATTAATGAATCAAAACAGAGTAGTTCAAAAACAGTTTCTACAAGATTTCATATTATTTGGAAGCATTCCCCAGAAATATCCCACTAGAGAAATGTGGTTAAATTCAACATATACCTTGTTGTTTTCATCCGTACTAGTTGTCAACACCCTGAAAAAGCTACTCAAATGTCTATTCGCTTGAAATCTTTCTGGTGATATACCAAACTGTTGCATTAGTAAAGAAACATGCAATTAATCAGCCGCAGCACAGCATACCAAAAGCGCTAGCAAGACCGGAAGCACAAACTGAAAGACAAGTAGAATATCTAGCCTGCTTGAAATGTATTCTAAGATTAACATGATTCATTCATCTAAAGGGGTTGTCAAGCCTGTATTACAGTTTCGCAGGGACTTACTACACATTGATCTCTAGGTGACAGTCTATGAATGATGCAAATTTCATGGAAGAATCTAACAAGTAATGTGAAGTAACCCCAAAACAGGTAAAGCAGAGACCAAAACGCTCTAATGTTGGGTTTGGAAATCAATCAACACAAGAATTTTATCATTtcttaaagggaaaagggtcaaaaatacccctctactttcatAAATTGGCTACTTTTATCCTCCGTTACAAgttggggccaaatatacccttaccgTTAGAAAAGTATTCAAACATAccctcatttctaacatattccCACATAAGCAATCCTAGTCATTGGAACTGGGTGACATGGACGCCACATGGCATTTAACTTATTATATGTGGTGCCTATGTggcaatttttttcaaaacaatctggaaaattgatttttctaaaaacaaaTCGGGAAAAAATGGcatttattaaaaatctgaattttttttgattttataaaacccgtttcttaataaaaaataaaaataaaaactgaaaaattggatttttttattaaaaaatctggaaaatgattttttttttaaatcagttttttcagatttttttaaaaattaatccagatttaaaaaaaaaaaaaaaaaaactttacagTTTTCCagcttttttaatttaaaaagcgAATTTTCgagaatatatttttaaaaaaactggTTTAATAAAAttcagatttttaataaaaaacatTTCTTCCAGATTGgttcttaaaaaaatcaattttccagattgtttttaaaaaaattgccaCATAGGCACCAAatagaataagttaaatgccATGTGGCGTCCATGTCACCCAATTCCAATGACTAGGCTTGCTTATGTGggaatatgttagaaatgaggggtatttttgaatactttgctaacggtaggggtatatttggccccaaTTTGTAACGGAGGGTAAAAGTAGCcaatttatgaatgtagaggggtatttttgatccttttccctttcttaAATCCAAAACTGATATAAAAACCTTACTGAAAAGCGTTAGGACATTATTCAAGAGTAATACCATTGAGCTATTACAATTTCCACTGGACAAACCAAAACATGTAGTTAAGCTTGTAACGATCATAACTAAGCTAACAGATGATAGTGCCACACAAGGACAAGAAAAATCCTATTTTGTGAAACTTACATGATGATTTTGCATCACAAGGCAATCTGTACCCATCTTCTTTAGCAATACAGGGGGGAATCTGCAGGGAAGTCGATAGCAAGCTGTATATCAGCAAATAAGAATTATCACTGAAACCTGACACATAGCTCTAAAGAAAGTATAAAGAATAGTTTACATGAATGACACTATACTTTTTTCTTTGATACACGAATGTAGGCCATGAGTGCTCATTCAATATAGAGTTGAGCACGCTATAAGGTCAACAGATCAGACAAGCTGTTTACCGTTTTCCTATCAATGTAACACTTGAAATTACCATTATGAACTATCTTTTTATGTTTACCTTTAGAGGACCTTAAAATAGGGGTAATCTGGCATTTTTCCAAAGAGAAATGAAATGgagaaggaaagaagaaagcAGGAAAGAGAAAATTGGAAGAGACAGAGCAAAAAGAAGGCGAACACATAAAGGAACAGAACAAGCATATACCTTCCAAATACCGTTCCTTCAATATTTACATTTTCCACAAGCTGTACTGTAGATGCTTGACTTGCTGCACTGAATTCTTCAAGAATGTTGTTGTCCTATTGCACACAAAGAAATGTCTTGAATTCCACCCAAGAGAACAACTGAACTCAAGTTTTAAAGTCTTGAAAAGGTAACAGACTTTGTTGATAAGATAGGAGTAAGTTTGTGCCACATAGAGGTGATCCACATAGAGGTGATCCCCTACATTATCTAGAAGGCAGGATTGTTTCTCTCACATCTTCTGTTTGGTTAGTTATTGTTTCTCTCACATCTTCTGTTTGGTTAGTTATTGTTTTTCTGAAATACCCTAGGTTGACGCTTGACATGTTAAACATTTCGCAATTTTAACACGTGTGATTAATATGTAAACATCAAATTACTAATAGACTACGATAAGTAGAATATCCATATGAAATTAGGTATACATATCAGAAAAGTAATTTACACCAGAAAAGGAATATATATCAGAAAACACCAGAAAAGGATAAGGAAAATCTAGCAGGCAACAATATGTTACCTCACTATTCTTCAATGTAATCATTTGATTTCTAATCATTATTTGATCCAAGATCCTTTCCAACTTTTACAACATGTAGATGCTATAGAGCATCGTACATAGAATGAACTCACATTTATGCACTTAGGGAATGAGTATGCTAAGCACACATTTACGAGTAATTGACTTTCAGGATTCCATGAGAAAGGAACATAACATTAGCAGCTTCACATATTTTGCATAAAACGCATAAAGGAATTCCTTTTTGACTTTCCAcataaatattactccctccgtttcaatttatgtgaacttattcctttttagtttgtgccaaaaagaatgacttatttccatatttggaaacaatttacgtttatgcaatgatttatagccacacaaaaaatatgtgcctcattttacaccacaagttcaaaagtcttctcttttttcttaaacttcatgcccagtcaaataggttcacataaattgaaacgaagggaGTAGTATATTGCAGTTTGCTCATTGATTTTGTTGCATCAAGTGTCTATGCAACTAAGATTTTATATTTAAAGGTATTGACTTCTCAAAGTGTGCATTCTCAATAAAGCTAAAAGAAACATATAGATTCTCCCATACACCTTCATTACCTTGGTGATGATCATTGTTAAAAGTTCATATCCCAGGCATATTGCAAGTAGAGGGAAGTGCTCGCCAGCATcattcttctccaaaactttCTGCATGTATCAAGGAAGCAATTTTCATCAACAAACATCTTTGCTatcctttaaaaataaaaagacacaTGATTACTGAGACGAGGCATTTCAAAATGAAAAGTGCTACAATCTACATGTTCTATTCAAATTACAAGACTaggaaattttcattatgtcACATTTTTTTGGTCATAGATTCCATCCGACATGCATAGCATTTGATAAAATATTGCAGCAACAGTGGCATGATTCGAGGTAGGCGCGTAAGCAAAGCAGATAATCACCTGGAAAATTCctttaataacatcaaaatagaGGCCATCCTTAGCCCACCCTCCAGTGAAGATAATGCCATTTACTAGATTAAGCTTCtgcaaaagaaatcaaattaGCAAATCCCAAACTGCAAATGATAACTACAGGAGATGGAAAATAACATTACTGCTTTTGATaccaagaaggaaaaagaagaaaaaacaatcCAAGCTTTAATATCTTGATGGCGATTGAGGTACATCACTGAGGTTGAGCCATGTTTTGAACTTTAGGATTCTAAATTCTAGAATACCGACATCAAGTATTAGTAACTGGGTTCTGAATTCAATTTTTGGCCATATTTAGTGAACTTCTTagtacaaatatgaaaattttgattaaaaTTACTGGCTTCAGAGGACCTGTACCTAACCTTCTAGCTCCACCGTCAGGTACTTCCTTTAAATCTCTGAGTACTGACTGAATTCAATTATATTTGAGATACTCCCTTTGTATCAATTAATGTGGTTGGTTCGAATTTCGGAAGTCAAAACTTTTAAATTATGACCACAAATTCGAACATTGAATCTTTTGCAGAGGTTAGTAAGTAATAGAGTGTTGTCTCGTGTATCCTTCCATACTAGTAGGCATATTATTATCTTTGTAGTTTTCTGCCCTTCAATTATCAATTACTATCTGTTATCTCTAGTACTTCATTTATCGTATTAGTTTGTTGCAGTTACTGTTACTTTTCTTCATAATGCTTATCTATAGTGTTTTGCCATGGCTACTTTACTTTTGTCAATTCTTATCTGACCCTCTTGTCATGCTTTTCTTGAGCCGGGGTCATccggaaacaacctctttacCTCCAAGGTAAaggttaggtctgcgtacactctacgctccccaaaccccacttgtgagattacactgggtatgttgtagttgttaagaatctttaatttgcttgaaatataatatacaCTTTTGGAGATTATGTAAAAAGTATTATGAAACTTCAAAATACTTAAAGCATATGAATAAATTATGGTCAAAGAAAAATTCGTCTAAATCTCGAAATTCGAAAGGCGCTACATAAATTGAGACTGACAGACCGAggtgttgggatcgaaataatcaggGCGTCATGTGGAAGCTATCAATTGCAAACCTTGAACGACGATAAATAATACGACAAAGCAAGGTATACTAAGTATACATAATATTCTAATAGGGTTTGGTTAATTGACctacatatgaaaaaaaaaactaattaaaaaaaaaattattctaaaCCTATTGAGTGAATAAATCTCCCCCCAAGCGAAACTCTCTAAATTACTACACTGTGGATGATTTTTTGTGTCATTGTTGTATGAGAGGGATTCTTCAATATATAGAGGTCCAAAACATTTTCCCCCTATAAAAGTGCTAgccaaatatggaagagaattatatttttcctttcaggAAAAGTAAAGCAATATGCTTatactttttctttccttcgAGAGAAAAGTAAACTCAAAATGGTAAGAAAATCAGACAAAACCTTAACACGAGCGAGCATATGATAACTGCCAAAGATTTTTATCAATACCGATGGACTATCAATGAAGTGAGAAATTCGGAAATTAAGGAGATGATAGCAATAATAAAGAATGACGAGTGTTATTATTACGTACTTGATTGAGAATTTGGGAAGGCTCAGTGTATAGGAGAGGAATAACTGTAGCACCAGCCATTTCAGCAAATTTAACATACGAAGCTGCAATGTAGGACACATTAGTAGCGTTGCTGAGACGGCCGGTAGCGCCATCGCCGGGATGACTAACAATTCCGATGACCGGACGGTAATTAAGTGTAGAGTCCGGCGCCGGACAACTCTGCTGGGTATCAAATAGTAGTTGGGTTTCTGTAGTAGTAATCGCAGAGACAAAAAGGAAAAGTGAAATTAAAAGGGAATTTCCCATTTGAATTGAAGTTATGCTATGGTATCATTAATGCTATTTGAATATTGAGGTTAGAAGTTATCATTTCTAAGTTAGGAGTGTGAGTAAAAATACACCAGAACCATCCTTTATTagtgaattttcttcaaatgcGAAACTCGCGAAAAAGAAGTAATACTTTTAAGTATGTTTTTGACTCTTATCACTAATAAGAGTGTAATAATTGGATGTAATTACACAATTTGACTTATTTGTTTGatcaagtaattacacagttagatgagaattgagtgtaattgagagggtgtaattacactctgcAATTCTCAAGGGGagctgagaattgggtgtaattacatccTATAATTATatggttactttttagtttgtttattttttaattttaaacttctttttatttttgatttattttttatttctattaatttaatttcttttgatttttaatttattttttatttctattattttaatttcttttttatttttaattatttttattatttaaaatgtatttttctttttatattatttatttttcattttctttcttctcattctcaACCTTTTACTTCTGCGTTCCacgtaattgctcgtatttttttacttttttattttattcatttagcataaccgtattattttttgaatctacacctcttaatattaataggaaagaatgagtcattaacaaagtTGACATTTAACGAGTGACGTTATTCAAatagaatttcattgtgaatgatgttatagaattatatttttcctttcttttgaattatttacttaagttacgttggaaccTACTTATGTAACGttagaatttgacataagagtattatgttgaactttttcttttggattttgaatttaggttatatttccaattttcagttatttgctttcacattgcatgttgtttatttttcactcacATTTGTTGGactttttgtgtcaaacatttgaataatgttatggcattatatttataaatatttttttttttgtcaaacatccaatccatgacgttctcaaaaaaaagtcttcttttaagttttataattaattaaaattaaatattattaatttaaaaagtattatatcaattatttctattaatatatgattattaattaatatattttcaagaaataatgtgttattaaataactaatttaatatcatttataaaggtaaatattttttaaatattaattttaaattttttataattaaattttatttttaaataaaactaactgtgtaattacacttgtgcaaccaaacaacacaCTTGTAATTATACtataattacgttatgacaaacaaacaggtcgttgtaattacactattgtgtaattactacccttgtaattacaccaattccaattactaggtggctttccaaacaggccctaaattTTTTGCTATATGTACTTACAAGTGAATagcggtgaaatatatatatataaaaggtacctcgtataaataaatattttttttaaaattttaatagaGTGACCTTTTAGGACTAGTTGGAGGGTAAATACTTAACCGTATCGGgtgtttatatcaaattaatGTAGCGTACTGTAGTTAAGTAATTTAATGGAGTGCATGTATACATTAATTAACTATAGTTAAATAATGTTATTGTATATTCAGACACATGGCATGCATCAATTAGTTTGGTTATAAACATCCGGTGCGGGTAAGTTAATACTTACCGCACCGGATGTCTACACCAAATCAATGTAGCTTACTGTAGTTAAGTAAGTAATATAGTGGAGtgaatatatacattaattaacCATAGTTAAATAATGTTATTGTATATTCAGACTCATGGCATGCATCCATTAATTTGGTGTAAATATCCGGTGCGGGTAAATTTTACCACCGAAAACACTGAAATTACATCAATAAGTTCGAGAACAAGGTAAGAAAAAAGAGATGGGATTGTTACGCAAATGTACTGCCCAAACAAACAGTTTACATCTTACATAGCCCATAAATATTTACACTTAGACTAGCCAAAATATGTTTACATTGAATTTTAGGAAGTCAAAtctcttttaatatttttttaccttGTTCTCCCTAGCCATCGTAGAACCCTCTTCATTTCTATATTATCCATTTTTAAAATCTATATATCATGATGTATAATTAtatttatacacttttatacgttatctatatataatataaagctaggcataaataAGGTGATGCGGCAATTCTCTATGGCCACcaatcctatttatcttttttctccttttttgactttttatcttaattttcctatttatcttatttttaaaaagcttGAAAATCTCTAAATACATCACCCAATTAATGAGGAAACAAAACTGAAAGTGTCCAAATGCATTTTTTTACCCATTTAGTAAGGAAGCACGTCCCTTTGGGATATTTGTCAGAATTAAAGCACATTCAAGTGAATGAAGATGAAAAGACCAACCTTTCATACACGTTCAAatcttctcctcttcttctaACCGTTTGACAGGTGATATGGCTGTTTCCATGGGACTTAAAAAagacatgtatacatatatatatatatatatatatatatatatattaaagctaggcatagacaaagTGTAATGACACCTCTTTATAGCTAATgattatatttatcatttttctcttgtttttggtctttttcttccttttcctctAAAAAAATTTCTAAATATTAACTTCCCATGAACTTTCAATtataaatctatatataatataaagttaggcatagataaggtgatgtggcacctctctatgaccaACATTgatatttttgacatttttcctatttttcttcACCTATGTGccattaaaagaaaattaaaaatcacTTCTACTTTAATTCTCAATTTACGTTACTCAACTGCACttacttttctcttttattttcttaatacaTAAAACCCAACCGTCCTAAAAAGAATGTTAACTGCAAAGAGTAAGCAACATTTCATATGCCTTAATAAATATAGGCACCATATATAGGAAGTTTATTGCTGATTTACTAACGTAACAATTGCGTCTTTTttagtaaaaagaatttggagaggtgGTTGTTCCAATGAGAAAATGGATCAATACCACTCTCTGTA from the Lycium ferocissimum isolate CSIRO_LF1 chromosome 11, AGI_CSIRO_Lferr_CH_V1, whole genome shotgun sequence genome contains:
- the LOC132037672 gene encoding gamma-glutamyl hydrolase 2-like isoform X1 → MGNSLLISLFLFVSAITTTETQLLFDTQQSCPAPDSTLNYRPVIGIVSHPGDGATGRLSNATNVSYIAASYVKFAEMAGATVIPLLYTEPSQILNQKLNLVNGIIFTGGWAKDGLYFDVIKGIFQKVLEKNDAGEHFPLLAICLGYELLTMIITKDNNILEEFSAASQASTVQLVENVNIEGTVFGRFPPVLLKKMGTDCLVMQNHHFGISPERFQANRHLSSFFRVLTTSTDENNKVYVSTVQAKRYPITAFQWHPEKNVFEWGSSRIPHTEDAIQVTTHVANYFISEARKSSNKPVAREVLDKLIYNYNPTYGGKAGKGYDEVYLFTPHSALEFSVEKKEQCN
- the LOC132037672 gene encoding gamma-glutamyl hydrolase 2-like isoform X2 — its product is MGNSLLISLFLFVSAITTTETQLLFDTQQSCPAPDSTLNYRPVIGIVSHPGDGATGRLSNATNVSYIAASYVKFAEMAGATVIPLLYTEPSQILNQDNNILEEFSAASQASTVQLVENVNIEGTVFGRFPPVLLKKMGTDCLVMQNHHFGISPERFQANRHLSSFFRVLTTSTDENNKVYVSTVQAKRYPITAFQWHPEKNVFEWGSSRIPHTEDAIQVTTHVANYFISEARKSSNKPVAREVLDKLIYNYNPTYGGKAGKGYDEVYLFTPHSALEFSVEKKEQCN